A genomic region of Candidatus Blochmanniella pennsylvanica str. BPEN contains the following coding sequences:
- the ung gene encoding uracil-DNA glycosylase, with protein MPQKLNWRFLLSKEKTLPYFQNILFAIEERKKKGITIYPKKKDVFNAFRFTSFESIKVVIIGQDPYHGPNQAHGFAFSVLPGVLPPPSLKNIYKELASDMPDFVIPEHGCLESWAQEGVLLLNSILTVEEGRSCSHADIGWERFTDKIISILNTHKEKIIFLLWGKYAQNKGNIINHKKHYIFTASHPSPISAQRGFLGCHHFSKVNILLAQQNKQIINWQPKIIDSKLI; from the coding sequence GTGCCTCAAAAATTAAATTGGCGGTTTTTGTTATCAAAAGAAAAAACATTGCCGTACTTTCAGAATATATTGTTTGCCATAGAGGAACGTAAAAAAAAAGGTATTACGATTTATCCTAAAAAAAAAGATGTTTTTAACGCGTTTCGTTTTACTAGTTTTGAATCTATAAAAGTTGTTATTATAGGCCAAGATCCTTATCATGGACCAAATCAAGCCCATGGATTTGCCTTTTCTGTATTGCCTGGTGTTTTGCCTCCTCCTTCTTTAAAAAATATTTATAAAGAGCTTGCATCTGATATGCCCGATTTTGTAATACCAGAACACGGTTGTTTAGAGAGTTGGGCGCAAGAAGGGGTGTTATTGCTTAATAGTATTTTAACTGTTGAGGAAGGAAGAAGTTGTTCTCATGCTGATATTGGATGGGAACGATTTACAGACAAAATAATATCTATACTGAACACACATAAGGAAAAAATTATATTTTTACTATGGGGAAAATATGCTCAAAACAAAGGCAACATCATTAACCATAAAAAACATTATATTTTCACTGCGTCACATCCTTCACCTATATCAGCTCAACGTGGATTTTTAGGATGTCATCATTTTTCTAAGGTTAATATATTATTAGCGCAACAAAATAAACAGATTATTAATTGGCAACCTAAAATAATTGACTCAAAACTAATATAA
- a CDS encoding IscS subfamily cysteine desulfurase, whose protein sequence is MKLPIYFDYAATTPVDPRVVEKMIPYFTLDGIFGNPSSRSHYYGWKAEEAVDIARKQIAQLIGAESREIIFTSGATESVNLAIKGIAQSYHKKGKHIVTSMTEHKSVLDTCQYLENKGFEITRITPQPNGLITFEQISNALRDDTILLSIMHVNNEIGVIQDIKKFGKLCRLHDIIFHVDATQSVGKLHIDLSDLPVDLMSFNGHKLYGPKGIGGLYIRQHRHPKLHITAQMHGGGHEHGMRSGTLPVHQIVGMAEAYRLARETMTTEMIYLKKMRDRLWQGLQQIEGILINGDLEYSIGTLLNISFNNIDGETLIIALKDFALSSGSACTSGTLNPSHVLQALGRNNELAYNSIRFSLGRFTTEEEIEYAIHHIAATVMKLNAMIYLL, encoded by the coding sequence ATGAAGTTACCAATATATTTTGACTATGCTGCTACTACTCCCGTAGACCCTAGAGTAGTAGAAAAAATGATACCATATTTTACCCTAGACGGCATATTTGGTAACCCGTCTTCTCGTTCTCATTATTATGGCTGGAAAGCAGAGGAAGCGGTAGATATAGCTCGTAAACAAATCGCTCAGTTGATAGGTGCTGAATCACGTGAAATCATTTTTACTTCAGGAGCTACTGAATCAGTAAATTTAGCTATTAAAGGAATAGCTCAATCTTATCACAAAAAAGGAAAACATATTGTTACCAGCATGACGGAACACAAATCAGTTTTAGATACTTGTCAATATCTTGAGAACAAAGGATTTGAAATTACCCGTATAACTCCACAGCCCAATGGTTTAATCACTTTCGAACAAATTAGTAACGCACTACGTGATGATACAATTTTATTATCTATTATGCATGTAAATAATGAAATCGGTGTAATCCAAGACATCAAAAAATTTGGTAAATTATGTCGTCTACATGACATAATATTTCATGTAGACGCAACTCAAAGCGTTGGTAAATTACATATTGATTTATCTGATTTACCGGTGGATTTAATGTCTTTCAACGGCCATAAACTATATGGCCCAAAAGGTATCGGTGGTTTGTACATACGACAACATAGGCATCCAAAACTCCATATTACAGCTCAAATGCATGGAGGAGGACATGAACACGGTATGCGTTCTGGTACATTACCAGTCCATCAAATTGTTGGTATGGCTGAAGCGTATCGTTTGGCTAGAGAAACAATGACGACAGAAATGATTTATTTAAAAAAAATGAGAGATCGTCTATGGCAAGGATTACAACAAATTGAAGGAATATTAATTAATGGCGATTTAGAGTATAGTATAGGCACATTGTTGAATATTAGTTTTAATAATATTGACGGTGAAACATTAATTATAGCATTAAAAGATTTTGCATTATCTTCTGGGTCTGCTTGTACCTCTGGCACTTTAAATCCATCCCATGTACTGCAGGCTTTAGGAAGAAATAATGAACTAGCATATAATTCAATCAGATTTTCTTTAGGGCGTTTCACAACTGAAGAAGAAATAGAGTACGCTATCCATCATATAGCTGCTACTGTTATGAAATTAAATGCTATGATATATTTATTATAA
- the pdxJ gene encoding pyridoxine 5'-phosphate synthase, with protein MSNLLLGVNIDHIATLRNARNTTYPDPIYAAFIAEQSGADSITIHLREDRRHITDRDVEMLCKTIQTSMNLEIAATDEMINIACTLKPHCCCLVPERRQELTTEGGLDIINKANKLQDIIFKLTEAGIRVSLFIDPNEQQISVAYNIGAPYIELHTGMYSHATDATTQNLEYKRIKKSVQYAVNKGLKVNAGHGLNYYNVRPIAMLPGIQELNIGHAIISRSIFCGLPKAIQDMKKLIQDSRRG; from the coding sequence ATGTCAAATTTATTATTAGGTGTAAATATTGATCATATCGCAACATTACGTAACGCAAGAAATACTACGTATCCTGATCCTATATATGCTGCATTCATTGCAGAACAATCAGGAGCAGATAGCATTACTATACATTTAAGAGAAGACCGTCGTCACATTACAGATCGAGATGTCGAAATGTTATGTAAAACCATACAAACATCTATGAACTTAGAAATAGCAGCAACAGATGAAATGATTAATATCGCATGTACGTTAAAACCACATTGTTGTTGCTTAGTACCGGAAAGGCGTCAAGAACTTACAACTGAAGGTGGCTTAGATATAATTAATAAAGCAAATAAATTACAAGATATAATATTTAAACTTACTGAAGCTGGAATTAGAGTTTCATTGTTTATTGATCCTAATGAACAACAAATTAGTGTTGCCTATAATATAGGTGCGCCTTATATAGAACTACATACCGGAATGTATTCTCATGCTACAGATGCAACAACTCAAAATTTAGAATATAAACGTATCAAAAAAAGTGTGCAATACGCTGTCAATAAGGGTTTAAAAGTTAATGCTGGACATGGTCTTAATTATTATAACGTACGACCTATTGCGATGTTACCAGGAATACAAGAATTAAATATAGGACATGCTATAATTAGCCGATCAATATTTTGTGGATTACCTAAAGCTATTCAAGATATGAAGAAATTGATACAAGACTCAAGAAGAGGTTAA
- the grpE gene encoding nucleotide exchange factor GrpE, with translation MIDNNVKNNIDESTLQNEKIEKEELLESVSTVDNVIDPKNDQIIKLKIQLAQLQEHERNTVLRLTAEIENIRRRNTQEIEKIHKFGLERFIFELLPVIDNLERTMSISDNSNTLLSAIIEGIELTLKSFLDTVHKFGLKSIYEINVPFNPEIHQAISIIESEDHKPNQVLTMIQKGYILNGRLIRPAMVTVSQSK, from the coding sequence ATGATAGATAATAATGTAAAAAACAATATTGATGAAAGTACATTACAGAATGAAAAAATAGAAAAAGAGGAACTATTAGAATCTGTTTCGACAGTAGATAATGTTATTGATCCTAAAAATGATCAAATCATTAAATTAAAGATACAATTAGCACAACTTCAAGAACATGAACGTAATACGGTATTACGTCTTACAGCTGAAATAGAAAACATCCGTCGGCGTAACACTCAAGAAATAGAAAAAATCCATAAATTTGGATTAGAACGATTTATCTTTGAATTATTACCAGTCATTGATAATTTAGAACGTACCATGAGTATTTCAGATAATTCTAATACTTTATTATCTGCTATAATAGAAGGCATTGAATTAACATTAAAATCGTTTTTAGACACTGTGCACAAGTTTGGATTAAAATCTATATATGAAATTAACGTGCCATTTAATCCCGAAATACATCAAGCAATATCTATAATAGAATCTGAAGACCATAAACCAAATCAAGTATTAACAATGATTCAAAAAGGATACATTTTAAATGGAAGATTAATTCGACCCGCTATGGTAACAGTATCACAATCTAAATGA
- the rnc gene encoding ribonuclease III, giving the protein MNIMLVNALQEKLGYIFNRYDLLLQALTHRSSSNQHNERLEFLGDAILNYVIANLLYHRFPHISEGGMSRMRANLVRENTLATLAREFNLGDYLQLGQGELKSGGYQRESILANTIEALIGGIFLDSNIQTIEILIINWYKIRIDHMDPYASYDTQKDPKTRLQEYMQRRRLPLPVYWINQIIGEAHNQIFTINCQVSELTQPIIGCGSSRRRAEQNAAAKVLEALEHNQNI; this is encoded by the coding sequence ATAAATATTATGTTAGTTAATGCATTGCAAGAAAAACTTGGTTATATTTTTAATCGATATGACTTATTATTACAAGCGCTAACTCATAGAAGCTCTAGCAATCAACACAATGAAAGACTAGAATTTTTGGGCGACGCCATATTAAACTATGTAATAGCTAATTTGTTATATCATAGGTTTCCTCATATTAGTGAAGGAGGTATGAGTAGAATGCGTGCAAATTTGGTACGCGAAAATACATTGGCAACACTAGCACGAGAATTTAATTTAGGAGATTATCTACAATTAGGACAAGGAGAACTAAAAAGCGGGGGATATCAACGTGAATCCATTTTGGCCAATACAATAGAAGCGTTGATAGGCGGTATATTTTTAGATAGTAATATTCAAACTATTGAAATATTAATTATTAATTGGTATAAAATTCGTATAGATCATATGGATCCTTATGCTTCTTATGATACACAAAAAGATCCAAAAACTCGTCTGCAAGAATATATGCAACGCCGTCGTTTGCCGTTACCTGTATATTGGATTAATCAAATAATTGGAGAGGCGCACAATCAAATATTTACGATAAATTGTCAAGTTAGTGAATTAACACAACCGATTATTGGATGCGGTTCTAGTCGGCGTAGAGCTGAACAAAATGCAGCAGCAAAAGTTTTAGAGGCACTAGAACATAACCAAAACATATGA
- the tadA gene encoding tRNA adenosine(34) deaminase TadA, with amino-acid sequence MYEIENVDTIWMRHAIALAAHAEIIGEISVGAVLIQNGKLISYGWNSSIICHDPSAHAEIVALRTGGKVLGNYRLLGTTLYVTLEPCMMCIGAIIHARVYRLVCGAKNSKTEQRSWLKNTLRHPMNNHHVFLTTGVLEKECAYQLNKFFKRQRKT; translated from the coding sequence ATGTACGAAATAGAAAATGTAGATACGATATGGATGCGTCATGCTATTGCATTAGCTGCCCATGCTGAAATTATTGGAGAAATATCAGTAGGAGCTGTTTTAATTCAAAATGGTAAACTTATAAGTTACGGTTGGAATTCTTCTATTATATGCCATGATCCAAGTGCTCATGCAGAAATTGTAGCGTTACGTACAGGGGGGAAGGTTTTGGGCAATTATCGATTATTAGGTACTACTCTTTATGTTACTCTAGAACCATGTATGATGTGCATTGGCGCAATAATTCATGCTCGTGTTTATCGATTAGTTTGTGGCGCTAAAAACAGTAAAACTGAACAAAGATCATGGCTAAAAAATACACTCCGTCATCCAATGAATAATCATCATGTGTTTTTAACAACTGGGGTATTAGAAAAAGAATGTGCTTATCAATTGAATAAATTTTTTAAACGTCAACGTAAAACCTGA
- the lepA gene encoding translation elongation factor 4 produces the protein MIKYIRNFSIIAHIDHGKSTLSDRLIQTCGGLNEREMTSQVLDSMELERERGITIKSQNVTLNYKSKSGQPYQLNLIDTPGHVDFSYEVSRSLAACEGALLIVDVTQGVEAQTVANYRIAKEMNLKIIVALNKIDLSTADPNRASQEIKNIIGIDVNNAIQCSAKTGYGIPELLECLIHDIPHPQGDPCAPLQALIIDSWFNQYLGVVSLICIKNGKLYKGDVLKSMNTGQKYTVDQIGIFTPKQVKREILDCGEVGWLVCANKNIIKTPVGDTFTLSTHPAKKACHGFKKLQPYVYAGLFPIGSKNQKIFRDALYKLSLNDSSLFYEPERSEFLGLGFRCGFLGLLHLDIIQERLRREYSLDLLVTAPMVVYEILTIDNRIIYVDSPSKLLSLTKIKEIREPVVLCNILLPKKYLGEIISLCIKKRGTQIDIIYHSTQVTLTYELPMSEIILNFFDQIKSASHGYASFEYKFSRFQRSNIVCIEILINKKRIDALTVITHQEQSIYHGRLLVNKLQKLIPRQQFDIVIQATIGKRIISRGIVKQLRKNVLAKCHGGDITRKKKLLYNQKEGKKRMKQIGNVNLPHTVFLAVFDVNNNKK, from the coding sequence ATGATAAAATACATACGTAATTTTTCTATTATTGCGCATATTGATCACGGAAAATCAACTTTATCTGATCGGTTGATTCAAACTTGCGGTGGATTAAACGAACGTGAAATGACATCCCAAGTATTAGATTCCATGGAGTTAGAACGAGAACGTGGTATTACTATAAAATCACAAAATGTGACACTCAATTATAAGTCTAAAAGTGGCCAGCCTTATCAATTGAATCTTATTGATACTCCTGGCCATGTTGATTTTTCTTATGAAGTTTCTCGATCTTTAGCAGCATGTGAAGGTGCCTTATTAATAGTAGACGTTACTCAAGGAGTAGAAGCGCAAACTGTGGCCAATTATCGAATTGCTAAAGAAATGAATTTAAAAATTATTGTGGCATTAAATAAAATTGATTTATCAACAGCAGACCCTAATCGAGCATCTCAAGAAATTAAAAACATCATCGGTATTGACGTAAATAATGCAATACAATGTTCAGCTAAAACTGGTTATGGCATACCAGAATTACTAGAGTGTCTAATTCATGATATTCCTCATCCTCAAGGAGATCCATGCGCTCCTCTGCAAGCACTAATTATAGATTCCTGGTTTAATCAATATTTAGGTGTTGTATCGTTAATATGTATCAAAAATGGCAAATTATATAAAGGTGATGTATTGAAATCCATGAACACAGGGCAAAAATATACTGTTGATCAAATAGGTATCTTTACTCCAAAACAAGTAAAACGAGAAATATTAGATTGCGGAGAAGTAGGTTGGTTAGTCTGTGCCAACAAAAATATCATAAAAACCCCTGTAGGAGATACATTTACTCTGTCAACTCATCCCGCAAAAAAAGCATGTCATGGTTTTAAAAAACTTCAACCTTATGTTTATGCGGGATTATTTCCTATAGGCTCTAAAAATCAAAAAATCTTTCGTGATGCTTTATACAAACTTAGTTTAAATGATTCTTCTCTATTTTATGAACCAGAAAGATCAGAATTTTTAGGTTTAGGATTTCGTTGTGGGTTTCTTGGATTGTTACATTTGGATATAATCCAGGAAAGACTAAGACGTGAATATTCACTTGATTTACTTGTTACAGCTCCAATGGTAGTATATGAAATATTAACCATTGACAATAGAATAATCTATGTAGATAGTCCATCAAAATTGCTTTCTTTAACTAAAATTAAAGAAATACGTGAACCTGTTGTTTTATGTAACATATTGCTTCCAAAAAAATATCTTGGAGAAATTATTTCTTTATGCATTAAAAAAAGAGGTACTCAAATTGACATAATATATCACAGTACTCAAGTTACATTAACTTACGAATTGCCTATGTCTGAAATAATATTGAATTTTTTTGATCAAATAAAATCAGCATCTCATGGGTATGCTTCATTTGAATATAAATTCAGTCGTTTTCAGAGATCGAACATAGTATGCATAGAAATATTAATTAATAAAAAACGTATTGATGCATTAACGGTAATTACGCATCAAGAACAATCTATATATCATGGTCGCCTATTGGTTAATAAATTACAAAAATTAATCCCAAGACAACAATTCGATATTGTGATTCAAGCAACTATTGGTAAGCGAATAATATCACGTGGCATTGTAAAACAACTACGGAAAAATGTTTTAGCAAAATGTCATGGAGGCGATATAACTCGAAAGAAAAAATTACTATATAATCAAAAAGAAGGAAAAAAACGTATGAAACAAATAGGCAATGTTAATTTACCCCATACTGTATTTCTAGCTGTCTTTGATGTCAATAACAATAAAAAATAA
- the ndk gene encoding nucleoside-diphosphate kinase gives MVCKENTLSIIKPDAVAKNIIGSIISRFETAGLIIVGAKILQLTYIQASEFYFEHQKKYFFDSLVNFMISGPVFVQILEGNNSIQRNREIMGATDPANALAGTIRSDYGYNYTKNAIHGSDSKKSAIREISYFFDT, from the coding sequence ATGGTTTGCAAAGAAAATACGCTGTCAATCATAAAACCAGATGCTGTTGCTAAAAACATAATCGGATCTATAATTAGTAGATTCGAGACTGCTGGTCTTATTATTGTGGGAGCTAAAATATTGCAATTAACATATATACAAGCTTCCGAGTTTTATTTTGAACATCAAAAAAAATATTTTTTTGACAGTTTAGTAAATTTTATGATTTCTGGACCAGTATTTGTACAAATACTGGAAGGTAATAATTCGATACAACGCAATAGAGAAATTATGGGAGCCACTGATCCAGCGAATGCGTTAGCAGGCACCATTAGATCTGATTATGGTTATAATTATACTAAAAATGCCATCCATGGATCGGATTCTAAAAAATCTGCTATACGTGAAATTTCCTATTTCTTTGATACATAA
- the acpS gene encoding holo-ACP synthase: MVIHGIGIDIVDIRKIKKIITHSGDKLATRILSKSEWKIYKNKKHPVHFLAKRFAAKEAVSKAFGTGINQGVTFNQIEIFNDKLGKPMLHLFSCTALLANKLSLKKMHITLSDTNSYACAFVILER; encoded by the coding sequence ATAGTGATTCACGGAATCGGAATAGATATCGTTGATATTAGGAAAATAAAAAAAATAATAACACATAGTGGAGATAAGTTAGCTACGCGTATACTTAGTAAATCGGAATGGAAAATATATAAAAATAAAAAGCATCCTGTGCATTTTTTAGCAAAACGTTTCGCTGCAAAAGAAGCGGTATCTAAAGCATTTGGAACTGGAATAAACCAAGGAGTGACATTTAATCAAATTGAAATATTTAACGATAAACTAGGAAAACCAATGTTACATTTATTCTCGTGTACAGCTCTATTAGCTAATAAATTATCATTAAAAAAAATGCATATTACTTTATCTGATACGAATTCGTATGCATGTGCGTTTGTTATATTGGAACGATAA
- the glyA gene encoding serine hydroxymethyltransferase, which translates to MSICTSYDIELWKIIQQETIRQEEHIELIASENYVSTQVMKAQGSQLTNKYAEGYPGKRYYGGCEYVDMIEQLGINRAKELFSADYANIQPHSGSQANFSVYNALLHPGDTILSMHLNHGGHLTHGSQVNFSGKLYNAVFYGVDENGCINYEKVHHLAVKHRPKMIVGGFSAYSGIINWSNLRQIADAVQAYLFIDMAHITGLVAAGIYPNPLPHAHVVTATTHKTLAGPRGGLILASGGNDALYKKLDASVFPGSQGGPLMHVIAAKAIALKEAMDPSFKVYQQKIVQNAKIMVKEFALREFKIISGMTHNHLFLLDLRDKNITGKDASTALERANIIVNKNSIPNDFRSPFITSGIRIGTPAITRRNFNENDVRKLSHWICDILNHIDNNEIIFSIKNKVLRICSQYPIYNKSY; encoded by the coding sequence ATGTCCATATGTACGAGTTATGATATTGAATTGTGGAAAATAATACAACAAGAAACTATTAGACAAGAGGAACATATTGAATTAATAGCATCTGAAAATTATGTTAGCACTCAAGTTATGAAAGCACAAGGCTCTCAACTTACTAATAAATACGCTGAAGGTTATCCAGGTAAACGTTATTATGGTGGATGCGAATATGTCGACATGATTGAACAATTAGGCATTAATCGTGCAAAAGAATTATTTTCTGCAGACTATGCAAATATACAACCACATTCTGGATCACAAGCTAATTTTTCTGTTTATAATGCTTTATTGCACCCTGGCGATACAATTTTAAGTATGCATCTAAATCATGGAGGACATTTAACGCATGGCTCACAAGTAAACTTTTCAGGAAAATTATATAACGCTGTATTTTATGGAGTTGACGAAAATGGTTGTATTAATTATGAAAAAGTACATCATTTAGCTGTAAAACATCGACCGAAAATGATCGTAGGGGGGTTTTCTGCATATTCTGGTATTATAAATTGGTCTAATCTGCGTCAGATTGCAGATGCTGTTCAAGCATATCTATTTATTGACATGGCTCATATCACGGGATTAGTTGCGGCGGGTATATATCCAAATCCACTACCACACGCACATGTAGTGACTGCTACTACTCATAAAACATTAGCGGGGCCCAGAGGTGGTTTAATTTTAGCTAGTGGAGGTAATGATGCATTGTACAAAAAATTAGATGCTTCGGTTTTCCCTGGTTCTCAAGGAGGTCCTTTGATGCATGTTATCGCAGCCAAAGCAATTGCTTTAAAAGAAGCAATGGATCCATCTTTTAAGGTATATCAACAAAAAATTGTTCAAAATGCTAAGATAATGGTTAAGGAGTTTGCATTACGCGAATTTAAGATTATCTCTGGAATGACTCATAATCATCTTTTTTTATTAGATTTAAGAGATAAAAATATCACTGGGAAAGATGCCAGCACAGCTTTAGAGCGAGCTAATATCATTGTTAATAAAAATAGCATACCAAATGATTTTAGAAGTCCTTTTATTACCTCTGGTATACGTATTGGTACGCCAGCAATAACTAGACGTAATTTTAATGAAAACGATGTACGAAAACTATCTCATTGGATCTGTGACATATTAAATCATATCGATAACAACGAAATTATTTTTTCCATAAAAAATAAAGTTTTACGTATATGTTCTCAGTATCCCATATATAACAAAAGTTATTAA
- a CDS encoding inositol monophosphatase family protein, whose product MHPMLNIAIQAIRRAGNFVVKQYELFDKNSVQSNHISNLISKINKESYYIITAIIQKFYPLHTVVNTWNTRDVNDVNFKESVFWIIGAIDNDVNFIKQFPFFALSISVFIKGHIEIGVIYDPIHNELFSACRGKGAHLNGYRIRVGTAKNLHRAIIAISCSYEQQHMTINLLSKFTNKCAYFRYTGSTILDLAYVAVGRVDGCVSIFFKKINYTNKLASGFLIIRESGGLIIDFTGTDNYLLSGNIIAGNVKIIRTILSIIQII is encoded by the coding sequence ATGCATCCGATGCTTAACATTGCTATTCAAGCTATAAGAAGAGCGGGGAACTTTGTCGTTAAACAATATGAATTGTTTGACAAAAATAGTGTACAGTCAAATCATATAAGTAATCTTATTTCTAAAATCAATAAAGAATCATATTACATTATTACGGCAATTATTCAAAAATTTTATCCACTACATACTGTTGTTAATACGTGGAATACCCGCGATGTTAATGATGTAAATTTTAAAGAAAGCGTTTTCTGGATAATTGGAGCTATAGATAATGATGTTAATTTTATTAAGCAATTTCCTTTTTTTGCTTTATCTATTTCCGTATTTATTAAAGGACATATCGAAATAGGAGTAATATATGATCCTATACACAATGAGTTATTTAGTGCTTGTCGTGGAAAAGGAGCTCATCTTAATGGTTATCGGATTCGTGTAGGTACCGCTAAAAATTTGCATAGGGCTATTATTGCTATATCTTGTTCTTATGAACAACAACATATGACTATTAATCTACTAAGTAAGTTTACTAATAAATGCGCATATTTTCGTTATACTGGATCAACTATTTTAGATTTAGCCTATGTCGCGGTTGGACGCGTAGATGGGTGTGTTTCTATTTTTTTTAAAAAAATTAACTACACCAATAAATTGGCTAGTGGTTTTTTAATAATTCGTGAATCGGGAGGTTTAATTATAGATTTTACCGGAACCGATAATTATTTATTGTCTGGAAACATAATTGCAGGTAATGTGAAAATAATCCGGACTATTTTATCAATTATACAAATTATTTGA
- the lepB gene encoding signal peptidase I yields the protein MINAFSLILAIITGISGIFWSIKKLYTLMYDRDQHKKIFLQQSTKTYQQSKNAYSLIISYCSIISEFISSIFPILLLVFIIRSFVFEPFRIPSGSMMPTLLIGDFILVKKFIYGIKNPITQKTLINTGHPKRGDIIVFKYPKNPELNYIKRVIGEPGDKVIYNIITKQLIIYVNHVNNIACIQPLPIVYSNVVPSNFIQVFDNDVDGRVNSSFIQIGPHQKCPHGIRLIQTTESFNGIEHNILTMIPPGDQNLIKMYDQHTKHLISEWLVPAGEYFVMGDNRDNSADSRYWGFVPERNIIGKAIIIWMNIKKQQEGIWPISIQFHRIGNIQ from the coding sequence ATGATTAACGCATTTTCTTTGATCTTAGCAATTATTACAGGAATATCAGGTATTTTCTGGAGTATAAAAAAATTATATACATTAATGTATGATCGCGATCAACATAAAAAAATATTCCTTCAACAATCAACCAAGACTTATCAACAATCAAAAAATGCTTATTCATTGATAATCTCATATTGTTCAATAATTTCTGAATTTATATCCTCAATTTTTCCGATATTATTATTAGTATTTATAATACGATCATTTGTTTTTGAACCATTCCGAATACCTTCTGGATCCATGATGCCTACTTTGTTAATAGGAGATTTTATTTTAGTAAAAAAATTTATATATGGTATTAAAAATCCTATTACTCAAAAAACATTAATTAATACTGGACATCCAAAACGTGGAGATATAATAGTGTTTAAGTATCCTAAAAATCCTGAACTAAATTATATTAAACGAGTAATTGGAGAGCCAGGAGACAAAGTAATCTATAACATTATTACTAAACAATTAATAATATATGTGAATCATGTTAATAATATTGCATGTATACAACCATTACCCATTGTTTATAGCAATGTTGTTCCTAGTAATTTTATTCAAGTATTTGATAATGACGTAGACGGAAGGGTTAATTCTTCCTTTATTCAAATAGGACCGCATCAAAAATGTCCTCATGGAATTCGACTCATTCAAACTACAGAATCGTTCAATGGAATAGAACACAATATCTTAACAATGATACCGCCTGGTGATCAAAACTTAATAAAAATGTATGATCAACATACAAAACACTTAATATCTGAGTGGCTAGTGCCCGCAGGTGAGTATTTTGTAATGGGAGATAACAGGGATAACAGCGCAGATAGTCGTTATTGGGGATTTGTTCCTGAACGCAATATAATAGGAAAAGCAATAATAATTTGGATGAATATAAAGAAACAACAAGAAGGAATATGGCCAATTAGTATCCAATTCCATAGAATTGGTAATATACAATAA